In Syntrophomonadaceae bacterium, a genomic segment contains:
- a CDS encoding ABC transporter permease, with product MWLMALFTFREAWRKKVVLVAGLLTLAFLALYGTGLHFVLDSDRANFADPALADFIALTETILIFSMGVYLSSFLVAGLAILSAVGSIAGEIENGTLYPLMVRPLSRRDLLLGKFFGLAAMLATYAALFFLALAGLIYWQTGLVIPGLAPALGLFVLKPMVLLSVTLLGTTRLTTLGNGVFAFGLYSLAVVGGKMEQIGVLLGSTATVYTGVVTSLILPADAAYRRLVATVVDRIATGNGQDLPFFNPQNILGPFGSQSTPSDWMLVYTLAYIVFMLAAAVSTFKRRDI from the coding sequence ATGTGGCTGATGGCTCTTTTTACCTTCCGGGAGGCCTGGCGCAAGAAAGTCGTCCTGGTGGCAGGCCTGCTCACCCTGGCTTTCCTCGCCCTGTACGGCACCGGACTGCACTTTGTCTTGGATTCGGACAGGGCAAATTTCGCCGATCCTGCCCTTGCCGATTTTATCGCCCTTACAGAAACCATTCTCATTTTCAGCATGGGAGTCTACCTGTCCAGCTTTTTGGTAGCCGGCTTGGCTATCCTGTCCGCTGTGGGGAGTATCGCGGGGGAAATCGAAAACGGCACCCTTTATCCCCTGATGGTCCGGCCCCTTTCCCGCCGCGACCTGCTCCTTGGCAAATTCTTCGGCCTGGCAGCCATGCTGGCCACCTATGCCGCCCTCTTTTTCTTGGCTCTGGCCGGCTTGATTTACTGGCAAACGGGGCTTGTCATTCCCGGACTGGCACCGGCTTTGGGCCTATTTGTCCTGAAGCCAATGGTTCTTTTATCTGTTACTCTTTTGGGGACCACCAGGCTCACAACCCTGGGCAACGGCGTTTTCGCCTTCGGCCTCTACTCTTTGGCCGTGGTCGGGGGCAAGATGGAACAGATCGGCGTCCTCTTGGGAAGCACTGCTACCGTTTATACCGGCGTGGTCACCAGCCTCATCCTGCCGGCTGATGCCGCTTACCGCAGGCTGGTGGCGACGGTAGTCGACCGGATAGCGACAGGCAACGGCCAGGACCTGCCCTTCTTTAATCCTCAGAATATCCTTGGTCCTTTTGGCAGCCAGTCTACCCCCAGCGATTGGATGCTGGTTTATACCCTGGCATATATAGTTTTTATGCTGGCTGCTGCAGTCAGCACCTTTAAACGTCGGGATATTTGA
- a CDS encoding ABC transporter ATP-binding protein, protein MIEVRNLTKVYGRQVACRDICLFVEEGQIFGLLGPNGAGKSTLVKILVGLVYPTAGEAKVAGYAPQDLRGRRQVGFLPENFRFHSWLTGKELVAFHARLAGLDGKAAGQRAYEVLELVGLAGEGQKLVANYSKGMQQRLGLAAALVGDPRVVFLDEPTSALDPLGRRQVREVLLALKEAGKTIFLNSHLLSEVEQVCDRVAIINRGTVVADGRLDELQAGPATAAIRLDGLTGELAAKLRLRYPDLQLEGDRLTLTLNGREEIADFVARLVAGGCRIYEVTPGHNSLEDIFVHLVREGELVCG, encoded by the coding sequence ATTATAGAAGTCCGCAATTTAACCAAAGTGTACGGCCGGCAGGTAGCCTGCCGGGACATCTGCCTCTTTGTGGAGGAGGGGCAGATCTTTGGCCTCCTAGGCCCAAACGGCGCCGGCAAGAGTACCCTGGTGAAGATCCTCGTGGGCTTGGTCTACCCCACGGCCGGGGAAGCTAAGGTTGCCGGTTATGCGCCCCAGGATCTCAGAGGCCGGCGCCAGGTTGGCTTTTTGCCGGAGAATTTCCGCTTCCACAGCTGGCTCACGGGAAAAGAACTCGTGGCCTTTCACGCCCGTTTGGCGGGTCTGGACGGCAAGGCCGCCGGGCAACGGGCTTATGAAGTCCTGGAACTGGTGGGTCTTGCCGGGGAAGGGCAGAAACTGGTGGCCAATTACAGTAAAGGGATGCAGCAGCGCCTGGGCCTAGCCGCCGCCCTGGTGGGCGACCCGCGGGTGGTCTTCCTGGACGAGCCAACCTCGGCTTTGGATCCCTTGGGCCGGCGCCAGGTGCGGGAGGTCCTCCTGGCCCTGAAGGAGGCCGGCAAGACTATCTTTTTAAACAGTCACCTGTTGAGCGAGGTGGAGCAGGTCTGCGACCGCGTGGCCATCATCAACCGGGGTACGGTGGTAGCCGACGGCAGACTGGATGAACTGCAAGCCGGCCCGGCGACAGCCGCCATCAGATTGGATGGCCTGACAGGAGAACTGGCAGCAAAACTGCGCCTGCGTTACCCCGATCTGCAGCTGGAAGGTGACCGGCTCACTCTGACCCTAAATGGCCGCGAGGAAATCGCCGATTTTGTGGCCAGGCTGGTGGCCGGGGGCTGTCGCATCTATGAAGTGACGCCCGGCCACAACTCCCTGGAGGATATTTTCGTCCACCTGGTAAGGGAGGGGGAATTGGTATGTGGCTGA
- a CDS encoding zf-HC2 domain-containing protein codes for MCPKEGVLQAYLDGELDVDMAVRVAGHLALCAACRERIHDLNGLAGSTTAALEYYRRETASTERTVRMPRVSNLPCHYQSPTKARRFVNMIERYKWFIGAAVSVLVLTVFLSWAPGRSLAAQFLNIFRMEKIHVVEITPEDMAQLAKLLDGIEGIDGPVGEVDIRNFGRVRVEHPPDAAWIVEADPTQVESLSGLSLNLPATLAGRERTEIIIEKPPVITFTPDVENLNNYLRTHSNVLLPRDLAGQSITFNIPPLVRAQYGQTGQGFAIYAARALTIEAPQDFDLASLRQALLRLPFLPENLRRQLADIEDWRHTLPIPETRAMGVTEVSVNGNQGVYFVNEFDTSAVILAWRQGDSWRAISGLPLEEALLVAAEVR; via the coding sequence GTGTGTCCAAAAGAGGGCGTTCTTCAGGCCTATCTTGACGGTGAACTGGATGTGGATATGGCGGTCCGGGTGGCGGGCCACCTGGCTTTGTGTGCTGCCTGCCGGGAACGGATACATGACCTCAATGGACTTGCCGGCAGTACAACTGCCGCTCTGGAGTATTACCGGCGGGAAACGGCATCCACGGAACGTACTGTGCGGATGCCCCGCGTGAGTAATTTGCCCTGTCATTATCAGTCTCCGACTAAAGCAAGGAGGTTCGTCAATATGATAGAGCGCTACAAATGGTTTATCGGTGCAGCTGTGTCCGTCCTGGTCCTGACTGTTTTCTTAAGCTGGGCGCCAGGCCGCAGCCTGGCCGCCCAATTCCTGAACATCTTCCGCATGGAAAAGATCCATGTGGTCGAGATCACCCCCGAGGACATGGCCCAACTGGCTAAACTCCTTGATGGTATTGAGGGCATTGACGGTCCGGTGGGCGAGGTGGATATCAGGAATTTCGGCCGGGTAAGGGTCGAACATCCGCCCGATGCCGCATGGATAGTGGAAGCCGACCCCACCCAGGTGGAGAGCTTAAGCGGGCTTAGCCTTAACCTGCCCGCCACCCTGGCCGGGCGGGAAAGGACAGAGATTATCATTGAAAAGCCGCCGGTCATCACCTTTACCCCTGATGTGGAAAACCTCAACAATTACCTTAGAACACACAGCAATGTGCTGTTGCCGCGTGACCTGGCGGGCCAGTCCATCACCTTTAACATCCCACCCCTGGTCAGGGCCCAATACGGCCAAACGGGCCAAGGTTTCGCCATCTACGCTGCCCGCGCCCTGACAATTGAGGCTCCCCAGGACTTTGATCTGGCCTCCCTGCGTCAGGCCCTGCTGAGACTGCCGTTTTTGCCCGAAAACTTACGCCGGCAACTGGCGGACATTGAAGACTGGCGGCATACCCTGCCCATCCCGGAGACTCGGGCTATGGGAGTGACGGAAGTCTCAGTTAACGGCAACCAGGGAGTCTACTTCGTTAATGAATTCGATACCAGTGCCGTTATTTTAGCCTGGCGCCAGGGCGACAGCTGGCGGGCCATCAGCGGGCTGCCCCTGGAAGAAGCCTTGCTGGTAGCGGCGGAGGTCAGGTAG
- a CDS encoding RNA polymerase sigma factor SigX, with protein sequence MTLAEFEALFQSYHTLVYRRLYYLLGERAVAEDLTQEAFLKLYHSPPREKNNLGGWLLRVAGNLAYNHLRGEERRRRREEGQHREEADVISLEEAVIRNEDARLIRQCLIKLPPRDRICLLLKNAGHSYAEIAAIIQVDKHSVGTILARARRHFASLYNELEGSDDRVSKRGRSSGLS encoded by the coding sequence ATCACGCTTGCTGAATTCGAGGCCTTGTTTCAAAGCTACCATACCCTGGTGTACCGCCGGCTTTATTACCTTCTCGGAGAGCGGGCGGTGGCCGAAGACCTTACCCAGGAAGCCTTCCTTAAGCTATACCACAGTCCGCCCCGGGAAAAAAATAACTTGGGCGGCTGGCTGTTACGGGTGGCCGGAAATCTGGCCTACAACCACCTGCGCGGTGAGGAACGGCGCCGCCGCCGCGAGGAGGGTCAGCACCGGGAGGAGGCCGATGTTATTTCTCTGGAGGAAGCAGTTATCCGCAACGAGGATGCTCGGCTGATCCGCCAATGCCTGATAAAACTGCCGCCCCGTGACCGCATCTGCCTGCTGTTAAAAAATGCCGGCCACAGCTATGCCGAGATTGCCGCGATTATTCAGGTGGATAAGCATTCGGTAGGCACTATCCTGGCCCGGGCGCGCCGGCATTTCGCCAGTTTGTACAATGAATTGGAGGGGAGTGACGACCGTGTGTCCAAAAGAGGGCGTTCTTCAGGCCTATCTTGA
- a CDS encoding ABC-2 transporter permease has protein sequence MALNRYLPHKTLFWKDWKTSLPVFVPFFLVVTFATTFFLQTEIIGGREFIGPWPGFAYFENRLHANDPWMGAAMFLLTVALAAMTLGQERERETLGLLLAMPYSRQDILFSKVVVGLMQILITLVLNALLMSLLVWANPGINYFFGLPEIWGWAGHSFLVLTFIFCFTVLIATVSGTTWGNYILALIFLWFPVGFFMLLYMNFRIWIDIPMEQFDDPIPLLRLTIEALFSLAYLKTIPLWLIAFNDLIIHQAAAGIGGRLVVPYLYGLLAILSLGLYALAQFLFARNPLEKDGEILVFERLEGFFKLGVIICCTLLVGPMVAAGVFGRLGEEFKLFLIPSYLVAGVGTWYLINRLLLWRRTK, from the coding sequence ATGGCTTTAAACAGATACTTGCCCCATAAAACTTTGTTTTGGAAAGACTGGAAAACCAGCCTGCCTGTTTTTGTCCCCTTTTTCCTGGTCGTTACTTTCGCGACTACTTTTTTCCTGCAGACTGAAATAATAGGGGGGCGTGAATTCATCGGCCCATGGCCCGGCTTCGCCTATTTTGAAAATCGCCTTCATGCTAATGATCCTTGGATGGGAGCCGCAATGTTCTTGCTGACAGTAGCCTTGGCTGCGATGACTCTGGGCCAGGAGCGGGAGCGGGAAACCCTGGGGCTTTTACTGGCCATGCCCTATTCCCGGCAAGATATCCTTTTTAGCAAAGTGGTAGTCGGGCTGATGCAGATCCTGATTACCCTGGTTTTAAACGCCCTGCTGATGAGCCTCCTCGTCTGGGCCAACCCCGGGATCAATTATTTCTTCGGCCTGCCGGAGATCTGGGGCTGGGCCGGGCACAGCTTTCTGGTTCTCACCTTTATCTTTTGTTTTACGGTATTGATCGCCACCGTTAGCGGCACCACATGGGGGAATTACATCCTGGCGCTGATTTTTTTATGGTTTCCAGTGGGGTTCTTTATGTTGCTTTATATGAATTTCAGAATCTGGATTGACATCCCTATGGAACAATTTGACGATCCGATACCTCTCCTCCGGCTTACGATCGAGGCCCTGTTCTCTCTTGCCTATTTGAAAACAATTCCCCTTTGGCTGATAGCCTTCAATGACTTGATCATCCATCAAGCTGCGGCCGGGATTGGCGGCAGGCTTGTTGTACCATACCTTTATGGCCTCCTGGCCATCCTCTCCCTTGGCCTTTATGCCTTGGCCCAATTTCTGTTTGCCAGAAACCCGCTGGAAAAAGACGGGGAGATTTTGGTCTTTGAAAGGCTGGAAGGCTTTTTTAAGCTAGGGGTTATAATTTGCTGCACCTTATTAGTTGGCCCTATGGTAGCCGCCGGCGTGTTTGGCCGCCTAGGCGAGGAATTCAAGCTATTTTTAATCCCCAGTTATCTGGTAGCCGGGGTCGGCACCTGGTATCTCATCAACCGGCTGCTATTATGGCGCAGAACAAAATAG
- a CDS encoding ABC transporter ATP-binding protein: MKIVADGLTKTFREKTALKEISLTVPQGAVFGLVGPNGAGKTTLIKIIMGLLQPTRGSVLIGGQPVHQDHRIKARVGYLADYQRYYPGFKVKDMYRLYRETYQKWSPERFEELRQVFNLPENAQVKHLSKGMHTQLSIILNLALKPELLVLDEPTAGLDPVIRRQFLSILMDEVAENGTTVFISTHHLHELERVCDHLAIVHEGRLIKSESLEDLKKKVRKIQAAFAGPLPAEVLQKPGVLNVEQTGRVYSITVEEGLDELAAELRQFQPLFLDFVDISLEEIFIHRMGGEGYGFKQILAP, translated from the coding sequence GTGAAGATTGTTGCAGATGGGTTGACAAAGACTTTTCGGGAAAAGACAGCGCTTAAAGAGATCAGTCTTACAGTGCCGCAAGGAGCAGTCTTTGGCCTGGTAGGGCCAAACGGTGCCGGCAAAACCACCTTGATTAAAATCATCATGGGTCTTTTGCAGCCCACCCGGGGCTCTGTCTTAATCGGCGGGCAGCCTGTACACCAGGATCACCGGATAAAGGCAAGAGTTGGCTACCTGGCCGATTATCAACGCTACTATCCCGGCTTTAAAGTAAAAGACATGTACCGGCTATATCGGGAGACCTATCAAAAGTGGAGCCCGGAGCGGTTTGAAGAACTGCGCCAAGTGTTCAACCTGCCGGAAAATGCCCAGGTAAAACACCTGTCTAAAGGGATGCACACCCAGTTATCCATCATCTTAAACCTGGCCCTCAAGCCAGAATTGCTGGTTTTAGACGAACCAACCGCCGGGCTGGACCCGGTAATCAGGCGGCAGTTTTTGAGCATCCTGATGGACGAAGTAGCTGAAAACGGCACCACAGTTTTTATTTCCACCCATCACCTGCATGAATTGGAACGCGTCTGTGACCATTTGGCAATTGTCCATGAGGGACGGCTCATTAAGAGCGAAAGCCTGGAGGACTTGAAAAAGAAAGTGCGCAAGATTCAGGCGGCCTTTGCCGGACCCCTGCCTGCGGAGGTTTTGCAAAAGCCTGGCGTCCTCAATGTGGAACAGACAGGCCGGGTGTACAGCATCACCGTGGAGGAAGGCCTCGATGAGCTGGCGGCCGAGCTGCGGCAATTTCAGCCCCTGTTCCTGGACTTTGTGGACATATCCCTGGAAGAGATCTTTATTCACCGGATGGGAGGCGAAGGCTATGGCTTTAAACAGATACTTGCCCCATAA
- a CDS encoding GntR family transcriptional regulator — protein MFHIDQRSSTPIYQQLVQEVKAAVLRGVLLPGDKLPSVRELASRLAINPNTIQKSYQELERQKVIETLRGKGTFVCLDYQVREDEERMDLFQNSLRKILVEAHYLGLNQERILALVSKQLEELGIGEGTR, from the coding sequence TTGTTCCATATCGACCAGCGAAGCAGCACACCCATTTATCAGCAATTGGTGCAGGAAGTAAAAGCGGCTGTCCTCCGGGGTGTACTGCTTCCCGGTGACAAGCTGCCTTCAGTGCGGGAGCTGGCCAGCCGGCTGGCGATTAACCCCAACACCATTCAAAAATCCTATCAGGAGCTGGAGCGCCAGAAGGTGATTGAAACCCTTAGGGGCAAGGGCACCTTTGTGTGTTTGGATTACCAGGTGCGGGAGGACGAAGAGCGGATGGACCTGTTTCAGAACAGCTTGCGTAAAATCCTGGTTGAGGCCCATTACCTGGGACTAAACCAGGAACGGATTTTAGCGCTGGTATCAAAACAGCTTGAGGAGCTAGGCATAGGGGAGGGGACAAGGTGA
- a CDS encoding MGMT family protein, which produces MPILIPCHRVVGKVGALPGYAGTRTEIKAFLLQIEGLFLQDCKKYL; this is translated from the coding sequence CTGCCCATCTTAATCCCCTGTCACCGGGTAGTTGGCAAAGTCGGCGCGCTGCCGGGTTATGCCGGTACCAGGACGGAAATTAAGGCTTTTTTACTCCAGATAGAAGGCCTATTTTTGCAGGATTGTAAAAAATACCTGTAA
- a CDS encoding response regulator transcription factor has protein sequence MKLLIVDDDPLVCRSLKTILEADPDLRIAGIGYDGNEAIELYRLLLPDILLMDIRMPRMSGLEAAESILKAHPEAKILFLTTFSDTEYIVKTLRIGAKGYILKQHFESIIPAVRAVSLGQRVFGDEIVTKIPDLLSNSAKKDFQEFHLTQKETVILRWIAEGLSNREISEILFLSEGTVRNYISVMLEKLSLRDRTQLAIFYYKNK, from the coding sequence ATGAAACTGCTGATCGTCGATGATGACCCGCTGGTCTGCCGGTCGCTGAAAACAATCCTCGAAGCCGATCCGGATCTGCGCATTGCCGGCATCGGTTATGACGGAAATGAAGCGATTGAGCTTTACCGTCTGCTTTTACCGGATATCTTGCTGATGGATATCCGGATGCCGAGGATGAGCGGATTAGAAGCAGCAGAATCGATCCTTAAGGCGCATCCCGAAGCCAAAATCCTTTTTCTGACCACTTTTTCCGATACGGAGTATATCGTGAAAACCCTGCGAATTGGGGCCAAAGGCTATATCTTAAAGCAGCACTTTGAGAGCATCATTCCGGCAGTCAGAGCCGTCAGCCTCGGACAGCGGGTTTTCGGCGACGAGATTGTGACAAAAATCCCTGACCTGCTGTCAAACAGCGCGAAAAAGGATTTTCAGGAGTTCCATTTGACACAAAAAGAAACGGTGATTTTGCGCTGGATAGCCGAAGGGTTGTCCAACAGGGAAATTTCCGAGATTCTTTTCCTCAGCGAAGGCACTGTCCGCAATTATATTAGCGTCATGTTAGAGAAATTATCCCTCCGGGATCGCACCCAATTAGCAATTTTTTATTACAAGAACAAGTAG